TTAGAAACGGTTTCGACAAAACGTTTTTCACATGTAGAAGATGAATCACAACTTCGTGAAATTGCATATTTGGCCAAACAGCAAAATGCAATTATCATCTATACACTTGTGAAAAGTTGCATGCGAAGGAAACTGAAAGAGGAATGCCGGGATAACGGACTGCAATGTATTGACCTGCTAGGTCCGATTGTCAAAGAAATCGGCAATTCCCTTGAGGAAAAACCTTTAGAGGAACCGGGACTTGTCCGACAGTTGGATGAGGATTATTTCAAAAAGATCGAAGCGATCGAATTTGCCGTGAAGTATGATGATGGCCGAGATCCGCGAGGTGTATTGAAAGCGGATATCGTCTTGGTAGGAGTTTCGCGCACGTCGAAGACGCCATTATCCCAATATCTTGCACATCGCCGTTATAAAGTGGCGAATGTACCGCTTGTTCCCGAAGTCGATCCTCCTGAGGAATTATTCCGGATCGACCCGAGTAAGTGCTTTGGTTTAGTCATATCCCCAAGCGTTCTCAATTCAATCAGGAAAGAAAGATTAATAGCGCTCGGCTTGAAGGATGACGCGAATTATGCGAGAATCGAACGTATCCAACAGGAGTTGGAACATTTTGAGAAGGTTGTTTCAAAAATCGGCTGCACTGTAATCGATGTATCGAACAGGGCCGTTGAAGAAACTGCAAACCTAATTTTAAGTGAAGTTGCCAATCGCAACTCCTAATATATACATAAGAAGGACCACCAAGTAAAAATGGTTGGTTCTTCTTTTGCGGATTGTGTACAATAGTATATTGTCGCAATACTAATTTCGTATTTTAAACAAATGTGATTGATCATGAATTTATTTTGTCGAAAAAGCAGGATTTATGAAAACTGTCTCGAATTCAAGTATGTGAGAAGAGAATGGTGATAGGATGACTAAAATTCCAGAAGAGACAATTGAACAAATCCGAGCCAAAACGGATATCGTCGATCTTGTCGGCGAATATGTCCAATTGACGAAACGGGGAAGGAACTGGTTTGGTCTATGCCCATTCCACGGGGAAAATACTCCATCCTTTTCCGTATCAGAGGAGAAGCAAATTTTTCATTGCTTTGGATGCGGTGCTGGCGGGAACGCCATAACCTTTGTCATGGATATAGAAAATAGTCCTTTTACAGAAGCTATCTCTAAGCTAGCCGTGCGGGCGGGTGTCGAATTGGAAGTTTCCTTTAGCGAGGCCTCCAAAGGTGGAAGTTCAAATGAATACCAGCAGATGATCGATGCTCATGCGCTTGCGGCGAACTTTTATAGTCACTTATTACTGAATACAGTGGAGGGTGAAAAAGCATTACATTATTTGGAGCAAAGAGGGTTTTCCCGTGAGCATATCGAAAAGTATGGTATAGGATGGTCGCTCGACGATCGGGAAGTGCTCACCCAATTGTTGATGCGCAAGAAGTTTGATATGAAGGAGATGGAGCTGGCCGGACTTTGTATTATGAAAAATGATGGAACTGGGTATTTTGATAGGTTCCGTGGACGTATTATGTTTCCGTTACATGACGATAATGGAAATGTCGTTGCTTTCTCAGGGAGGACATTGTCTGACTCCAAAGAGGAAGCAAAATACTTGAATAGCCCAGAGACGCCAATTTTTGAAAAGAGCCGATTGCTCTATAATTTTCACAACGCACGTCTTAATGTTCGTAAAACGGGTAAAGTAATACTGTTCGAAGGTTTTATGGACACGATTGCCGCTGAACGAGCGGGAATTATGAATAGTGTTGCCGTCATGGGTACATCCTTGTCAGACACCCACCTGACCAAAATGAAACGCATCGCCAATCAGTTGATCATATGCTGTGATGGCGACAATGCAGGATGGGATGCAGCAAAACGATTTGCCGTCCTTTCCACACAAAAAGGATTGGATGCGAAAATCGCCTTATTGCCGGGGAAAATGGATCCAGATGAATATATTTCAACATTTGGCGGGGAATCTTTCTCCGAAAAAGTGATTGGCAATCCACACTCGTATATGTCATTCATTATGGCTTATTATAAAAGGTCGAAAAATTTATCTCATGAGAACGATGTATTGCAATATATACATGAAGTGTTGGAGGAACTTGCCCCGAGAGTCTCACCAGTTGAACGTGATTTGATGATCAGGCAACTGACGGCGGAAACAGGAGTTTCCCCGAGTGCTCTCAATGAACAGTTGATGAAAAAGGTTGGCAAGCTGGCAAAGCAGGAGAAGACGATGCAACCTGCGGGACAAGCCGTCCCGATGACCGTATCTGAACGGAAGATGTCGAGCATTGAACGTGCTGAGAGGCTTCTGTTATGCCATCTGCTAAATGATGGGAATTTATTCGACAGAATTCGGGATGAACATCAAGAACTCTTCTTCCGGGAGGATTATGCTGCGATTTTCATAAAGCTAGCCGGATTTTATGAAAAGCACGGCATGCCTGATTTCCATAGATTCGCGGAGTCTTTGGAGGATCGGGATCTTCGCAAAGTCGTCATGGAAGCGGCTATGCTTGATAGAGATCCTGAATTTGCTGAACAGGAAATAGAAGATTGCGTTCATCATCTTAATAAGCATCGGATTATTAGACGCATTGACGAGATGATGCATGATTCCAAAGAAGCGGAAAAAATGAACGATCATACCCGGGCACTGGAGCTGGCCAGGGAAATTATACAGCTCCGGAAATCATTATCGGCAATGTAAGCCGTATTCCGGTGAAATAAGGAGGAACGGGTATTATGACTAAAGAGCAATCAGGAGAAATGGAGCACGAAATGACATTAGATGAAGTGAAAGCAGGTTTATTGGAAGCTGGAAAAAAAGCGGGGGAATTGACCCTTGAAGAGGTGACGGAGAAATTATCCGTCTTTGAAATGGAGCCTGAGCAGTTCGAAGAGTTCCTCGACCAAATCGAAGCTGCAGGCATAGAAATGGAACGTAAAGATGAAGAGGAAGCGACTGCCAAGGAAGAGGAACAATTCGATTTAAATGATTTGAGCGTTCCTCCGGGCGTCAAAATCAACGACCCTGTACGCATGTACTTGAAGGAAATCGGCCGTGTCGATTTATTGACCGGAGATGAAGAAGTGAAATTGGCGATTGGCATTAAAGAAGGCGTGGAAGCGGAAGAGAAGCTGGCTGAAATGAAAAAGCCGGATCCAGCCCTTTTGGAGCTCGTTGAGAAAGGCGAAAACGCTAAGAAAAAGCTAGCGGAAGCCAACCTCCGCCTTGTGGTCAGTATCGCAAAGAGGTATGTAGGACGTGGAATGCTATTCCTCGATTTGATTCAAGAAGGTAATATGGGACTTATCAAAGCCGTTGAGAAGTTTGATCATACGAAAGGATTCAAATTTAGTACGTATGCAACATGGTGGATCCGTCAGGCAATTACAAGGGCGATTGCGGATCAGGCTCGTACAATCCGAATCCCTGTACACATGGTTGAGACGATCAACAAACTAATTCGGGTACAGCGTCAATTGCTTCAAGACCTCGGACGCGAACCGTCTCCTGAAGAAATTGGAGAGGAAATGGATTTGACGGCTGAAAAAGTGCGTGAAATCCTAAAAATCGCACAGGAACCGGTCTCGCTTGAAACTCCGATCGGGGAAGAGGACGATTCCCACTTAGGTGATTTCATCGAAGACTCGGAAGCTCAGTCACCATCCGA
The genomic region above belongs to Sporosarcina sp. Marseille-Q4943 and contains:
- the rpoD gene encoding RNA polymerase sigma factor RpoD yields the protein MTKEQSGEMEHEMTLDEVKAGLLEAGKKAGELTLEEVTEKLSVFEMEPEQFEEFLDQIEAAGIEMERKDEEEATAKEEEQFDLNDLSVPPGVKINDPVRMYLKEIGRVDLLTGDEEVKLAIGIKEGVEAEEKLAEMKKPDPALLELVEKGENAKKKLAEANLRLVVSIAKRYVGRGMLFLDLIQEGNMGLIKAVEKFDHTKGFKFSTYATWWIRQAITRAIADQARTIRIPVHMVETINKLIRVQRQLLQDLGREPSPEEIGEEMDLTAEKVREILKIAQEPVSLETPIGEEDDSHLGDFIEDSEAQSPSDHAAYELLKEQLEDVLDTLTDREENVLRLRFGLDDGRTRTLEEVGKVFGVTRERIRQIEAKALRKLRHPSRSKRLKDFLE
- the dnaG gene encoding DNA primase, giving the protein MTKIPEETIEQIRAKTDIVDLVGEYVQLTKRGRNWFGLCPFHGENTPSFSVSEEKQIFHCFGCGAGGNAITFVMDIENSPFTEAISKLAVRAGVELEVSFSEASKGGSSNEYQQMIDAHALAANFYSHLLLNTVEGEKALHYLEQRGFSREHIEKYGIGWSLDDREVLTQLLMRKKFDMKEMELAGLCIMKNDGTGYFDRFRGRIMFPLHDDNGNVVAFSGRTLSDSKEEAKYLNSPETPIFEKSRLLYNFHNARLNVRKTGKVILFEGFMDTIAAERAGIMNSVAVMGTSLSDTHLTKMKRIANQLIICCDGDNAGWDAAKRFAVLSTQKGLDAKIALLPGKMDPDEYISTFGGESFSEKVIGNPHSYMSFIMAYYKRSKNLSHENDVLQYIHEVLEELAPRVSPVERDLMIRQLTAETGVSPSALNEQLMKKVGKLAKQEKTMQPAGQAVPMTVSERKMSSIERAERLLLCHLLNDGNLFDRIRDEHQELFFREDYAAIFIKLAGFYEKHGMPDFHRFAESLEDRDLRKVVMEAAMLDRDPEFAEQEIEDCVHHLNKHRIIRRIDEMMHDSKEAEKMNDHTRALELAREIIQLRKSLSAM
- a CDS encoding pyruvate, water dikinase regulatory protein; amino-acid sequence: MRKLTLFIVSDSVGETADLVAKAAASQFRQDLETVSTKRFSHVEDESQLREIAYLAKQQNAIIIYTLVKSCMRRKLKEECRDNGLQCIDLLGPIVKEIGNSLEEKPLEEPGLVRQLDEDYFKKIEAIEFAVKYDDGRDPRGVLKADIVLVGVSRTSKTPLSQYLAHRRYKVANVPLVPEVDPPEELFRIDPSKCFGLVISPSVLNSIRKERLIALGLKDDANYARIERIQQELEHFEKVVSKIGCTVIDVSNRAVEETANLILSEVANRNS